Proteins from a single region of Synechococcus sp. WH 8109:
- a CDS encoding DUF2996 domain-containing protein, translated as MSETPVEKQSSGQEAPAKAAPKSKPPKPEDKPFPEFIDTLFLPAVAKQLAEHDITADRLERVDGQRPVVGGECPMVVGELPGGRRFWVCFSKADINSVKVIALADAGSEPTLLESFLIDERRMSLPLLVSRLLQRLNGQKWLGGN; from the coding sequence GTGAGCGAAACCCCCGTCGAGAAGCAGTCTTCAGGTCAAGAGGCCCCTGCCAAAGCGGCGCCGAAATCCAAGCCGCCCAAGCCGGAGGACAAGCCCTTCCCTGAATTCATCGACACACTTTTTTTGCCGGCCGTCGCCAAACAGTTGGCCGAACACGACATCACCGCTGATCGGCTTGAGCGAGTGGATGGTCAGCGTCCCGTCGTCGGTGGTGAATGTCCAATGGTGGTTGGTGAACTTCCAGGGGGCCGTCGCTTCTGGGTCTGCTTCTCCAAGGCCGACATCAACAGCGTCAAAGTGATTGCCCTGGCTGATGCCGGCAGCGAGCCAACGCTGCTGGAGAGCTTTCTGATCGATGAGAGGCGGATGTCTTTGCCCCTACTCGTTTCCCGTCTCTTGCAACGGCTCAACGGCCAAAAGTGGCTGGGAGGTAACTAA
- the fmt gene encoding methionyl-tRNA formyltransferase, with translation MKILFWGTPVYALPTLNALHDAGHTIVGVVTQPDRRRGRGKQLVPSPVKARAEELGLRVFTPERIRRDDDCKAKLAALGADASVVVAFGQILPKDVLEQPPLGCWNGHGSLLPRWRGAGPIQWALLEGDQETGVGIMAMEEGLDTGPVLLEQRTPIQLLEPSNALAKRLSALTAELMVQAMPLVEAAGPGPEDERLARLNVRVQTEESTYARMLDKQDFQLDWSTPALSIHRKVMGLHPGAFTQWQGKRLKVLRTEPLIERLQDQLSAEGRNLVGQWPTGGHPPGTILDVIEDLGLVVSSSGCPLLIREAQLEGKARSTAPVLLQQLKATPGDRLGEG, from the coding sequence TTGAAGATTCTGTTCTGGGGGACACCGGTCTATGCGTTGCCAACCCTTAATGCACTGCATGATGCGGGTCACACCATCGTTGGGGTAGTAACGCAGCCGGATCGTCGGCGGGGTCGAGGCAAACAGCTGGTTCCATCCCCGGTGAAGGCGAGGGCGGAAGAACTCGGCCTCCGTGTGTTCACCCCTGAACGGATCCGACGGGATGACGATTGCAAAGCAAAGCTTGCTGCACTCGGTGCTGATGCCTCGGTGGTCGTTGCCTTCGGACAGATCCTTCCCAAGGATGTGTTGGAGCAGCCGCCTCTGGGCTGCTGGAACGGCCACGGATCACTTCTACCGCGTTGGCGCGGTGCTGGTCCCATCCAGTGGGCCCTGCTCGAAGGGGATCAGGAAACGGGTGTGGGGATCATGGCCATGGAAGAAGGTCTCGATACTGGTCCGGTTCTGCTCGAGCAACGCACCCCGATCCAGCTGCTGGAACCTTCCAACGCCTTGGCCAAACGGCTCAGCGCTCTCACTGCAGAGCTGATGGTGCAGGCCATGCCGCTGGTTGAAGCGGCGGGTCCGGGGCCAGAAGACGAGAGATTGGCGAGGCTCAACGTGCGGGTTCAGACCGAGGAGTCGACCTATGCCCGCATGTTGGATAAGCAGGATTTCCAATTGGATTGGTCAACCCCTGCCCTCAGCATTCATCGCAAAGTGATGGGGCTTCATCCCGGAGCGTTCACCCAGTGGCAGGGCAAACGCCTGAAGGTGTTGCGCACGGAGCCGTTGATCGAGCGCCTCCAGGATCAACTCAGCGCTGAGGGACGCAACCTCGTGGGCCAATGGCCCACCGGCGGGCATCCCCCAGGGACGATCCTGGACGTGATTGAGGATCTGGGGCTTGTGGTGAGCAGTTCAGGTTGTCCCCTTCTGATTCGGGAGGCACAGCTGGAAGGAAAAGCACGCAGCACAGCCCCGGTTCTGTTGCAGCAACTCAAAGCCACTCCCGGAGATCGATTGGGCGAGGGTTGA
- a CDS encoding DUF1651 domain-containing protein yields the protein MPPSLATTSGMPNKDRSFHEAPEKAVGEGWLYSELEQKLCHFKPDTATVHAQWVAIRTYSYVPPRPPEPMNRRRMLRHNAVEAWQTMQKTGWRRCPPPVR from the coding sequence ATGCCACCCAGTCTGGCTACTACTTCAGGTATGCCCAACAAGGACCGCTCTTTCCACGAAGCGCCAGAGAAGGCTGTTGGTGAGGGGTGGCTGTATTCCGAGCTGGAGCAGAAGCTCTGTCACTTCAAGCCCGACACAGCGACCGTGCATGCCCAGTGGGTTGCCATCAGGACATACAGCTACGTTCCGCCCCGCCCGCCTGAGCCGATGAATCGCAGGCGGATGCTGCGGCACAACGCTGTTGAGGCTTGGCAGACGATGCAGAAGACGGGCTGGAGACGCTGCCCTCCGCCTGTTCGCTGA
- a CDS encoding flavin prenyltransferase UbiX, with amino-acid sequence MHPYVLAVTGASAQPLAERALQLLLQRGRSVHLVLSHGAHEVFRAEQGLTIPVDPLKQREFWRERLAVESGELTCHRWNDQAACIASGSYRTRAMVIVPCSMGTVGRIHAGIAADLIERCADVHLKERRPLVIAPREMPFNLIHLRNLTGLAEAGATIAAPIPAWYTRPDSLEEMVDFLVVRLFDGLEEDLAPLKRWQGPLE; translated from the coding sequence ATGCATCCCTACGTTCTTGCGGTCACCGGTGCATCCGCTCAACCCCTGGCTGAGCGTGCCCTACAGCTGCTGCTGCAGCGCGGGCGCTCGGTGCATCTTGTGCTCAGCCATGGTGCTCATGAGGTGTTTCGTGCGGAACAAGGCCTGACGATCCCTGTTGATCCGCTGAAGCAACGCGAGTTCTGGAGAGAGAGGCTTGCGGTGGAAAGTGGGGAGCTCACCTGTCATCGCTGGAATGATCAGGCTGCCTGCATCGCCAGTGGCAGCTACCGAACCCGGGCGATGGTCATCGTCCCCTGCAGCATGGGAACCGTCGGGCGGATCCATGCCGGAATCGCCGCAGATCTAATCGAACGTTGTGCGGATGTGCATCTCAAGGAGCGTCGCCCCCTAGTGATTGCTCCCCGGGAGATGCCTTTCAACCTGATTCACCTCCGCAACCTCACCGGCCTCGCTGAAGCTGGAGCCACCATTGCCGCTCCCATTCCGGCCTGGTATACCCGGCCCGATTCATTGGAGGAGATGGTGGACTTTCTGGTGGTGCGCCTGTTCGATGGCCTTGAGGAGGACCTTGCACCCCTGAAACGCTGGCAGGGCCCCCTGGAATGA
- a CDS encoding DUF6464 family protein: MLVELRHISGDRLLHRVELEDPPQPGRWLVVEQQSFLVMQRRHRYALRNGRYVMASVALLVKHQARPADATPWKHGWVIGDPNCRFNARSPLLRCAVWPEGPCENCSHRELR; this comes from the coding sequence ATGCTTGTTGAACTTCGCCATATCAGTGGAGACCGTTTGCTCCATCGCGTTGAACTTGAGGATCCGCCACAACCGGGGCGATGGCTTGTTGTTGAACAGCAATCCTTTCTTGTGATGCAACGTCGTCACCGTTACGCCCTTCGCAACGGTCGCTATGTGATGGCCTCAGTGGCCCTGTTGGTGAAACACCAGGCGCGTCCTGCCGATGCAACACCCTGGAAACACGGCTGGGTGATCGGTGATCCGAACTGTCGTTTCAATGCTCGTAGCCCTTTGCTCCGCTGTGCTGTGTGGCCGGAAGGTCCCTGTGAAAACTGCAGCCACCGTGAACTTCGCTGA
- a CDS encoding RNB domain-containing ribonuclease, whose translation MKFTVADLLDQLSTEHPSEPDQLAKILKLSNKTDKAALELAVSLLMKIGVIQKTSEGGLTRPQESDLIDARLRCSSKGFCFAIRDDGGEDIYVRDHQLNHAWNGDRVLVRVTREGGRRRSPEGGVQCILERATQSLLAQVEQQSDQLLASPLDERVLAGIELPTEDSKYLPGDEVSSVVEVRIDRYPVAQHPAAGHVVRSLPLNGGPAADRDLLLTKAGLQDRPVAPRSSGKTPASKGRVDLTAQQSLLLKGWSQDDAPGLPAVHVETKDGGCRLWVHAPSVGERIGLGNSLDACLRDRGEALCLGEVWQPLLTPSLQKATSFSAGSEADAISVRLDVSANGEVSDWEFMLSTVRPVAEVSADQLVALADRKPKARSVPTALKPIKDQLGQLETLRFCSTLLLEQERANGIVQLDLCPPQLEALGDLCSADPSGLRHRWVDAFNPVDPHAFLQPLLRAADRAWTAQRLELQLPGITIEADEPDGSVLTDVAKTAIALDLPLELDDDGCPSASELIQVFKDSSQRRVLEQQLSHALPPLTLVASTEVPPAAADSDGDEVAASSQNTSLTPWTCATQHYTHLVNQQMIVALLTDAKDRPTVRHKTRLKLGLKGAGADLTWPLFTASQDEKLNGLVNERTVQRLNTRRRQVLELEKDLLSMIQARSAQPLIGEQVEGRISGVQSYGFFVEVGESRVEGLVHVSSLNDDWYEYRSRQNRLVGRKNRQTYQLGDAVQVRVINVDVLRNQIDLEVISQGANGSTEPESSEPLPVALSER comes from the coding sequence ATGAAATTTACGGTTGCCGATCTGCTGGATCAGCTCTCTACGGAGCATCCCTCTGAGCCCGACCAACTGGCCAAGATCCTCAAGCTCAGCAACAAGACGGATAAAGCGGCGCTTGAGCTTGCCGTTTCATTACTGATGAAAATCGGTGTTATCCAGAAGACGAGTGAGGGTGGACTTACTCGCCCCCAAGAGAGTGATCTGATTGATGCTCGCCTGCGTTGCAGCAGCAAAGGCTTCTGCTTCGCCATTCGCGATGACGGCGGCGAAGACATCTATGTACGTGACCATCAGCTGAACCACGCCTGGAATGGCGATCGTGTGCTGGTGCGGGTGACGCGGGAAGGCGGACGCCGCCGCTCTCCAGAAGGAGGCGTGCAATGCATCCTGGAACGGGCCACGCAATCTCTCCTGGCTCAGGTGGAGCAGCAGAGCGACCAGCTGCTGGCCTCCCCATTGGATGAAAGGGTGCTTGCCGGCATCGAACTGCCAACAGAGGATTCCAAGTATCTCCCCGGTGATGAGGTGTCCAGCGTTGTCGAGGTGCGCATCGATCGCTACCCCGTGGCTCAGCATCCTGCGGCCGGCCACGTTGTGCGATCTCTCCCGCTGAATGGCGGACCAGCAGCCGACCGGGACCTTCTGCTGACCAAAGCTGGTCTTCAGGACCGTCCGGTAGCACCCAGGAGCTCTGGCAAAACGCCTGCGTCAAAAGGCCGGGTCGATCTCACCGCACAACAATCGCTGCTGCTTAAGGGATGGAGCCAGGACGATGCACCGGGTTTGCCTGCCGTGCACGTTGAAACCAAGGATGGCGGTTGTCGCCTCTGGGTCCATGCGCCCAGTGTGGGTGAGCGGATCGGTCTGGGCAACAGCCTCGATGCCTGCCTCCGCGACCGCGGTGAAGCCCTTTGCCTCGGTGAAGTCTGGCAACCGCTGCTGACTCCGTCCCTCCAAAAGGCCACCAGCTTCTCGGCCGGGTCCGAGGCTGATGCCATCAGCGTTCGGCTCGACGTCTCTGCCAACGGTGAGGTGAGCGACTGGGAGTTCATGCTCAGCACGGTGCGCCCCGTCGCCGAGGTGAGCGCCGATCAGTTGGTCGCCCTGGCGGATCGCAAACCCAAGGCGCGCAGCGTCCCTACCGCTCTCAAGCCGATCAAAGACCAGCTCGGTCAGTTGGAGACCCTGCGCTTCTGCAGCACGCTGTTGTTGGAGCAGGAGCGTGCCAACGGGATTGTGCAACTTGATCTCTGCCCTCCTCAACTGGAGGCCCTTGGTGATCTGTGCAGCGCAGATCCATCCGGGTTGCGGCATCGCTGGGTTGATGCGTTCAACCCGGTCGATCCCCATGCGTTCCTTCAGCCTCTGTTGAGGGCCGCCGACCGTGCATGGACAGCACAACGACTCGAGCTCCAATTGCCGGGCATCACCATCGAGGCGGATGAACCCGATGGCAGCGTGCTCACCGATGTGGCGAAGACAGCCATCGCCCTGGATCTTCCCCTTGAACTGGATGACGACGGCTGTCCATCAGCTTCGGAACTGATTCAGGTGTTCAAAGACAGCAGTCAACGCCGGGTGCTTGAACAACAGCTCAGTCACGCCCTGCCTCCTCTCACCCTTGTGGCATCCACAGAGGTCCCACCTGCGGCAGCAGATTCCGATGGGGACGAGGTTGCTGCGTCAAGTCAGAACACCTCACTGACCCCGTGGACCTGTGCCACCCAGCACTACACCCACCTGGTGAATCAACAGATGATCGTTGCGCTGCTGACGGATGCCAAGGATCGTCCAACTGTGCGTCACAAGACGCGCCTGAAGCTTGGCCTCAAGGGTGCGGGTGCTGATCTCACATGGCCCCTGTTCACCGCATCCCAGGACGAGAAGTTGAACGGGTTGGTGAACGAGCGCACCGTGCAGCGGCTCAACACGCGTCGGCGTCAGGTATTGGAACTGGAAAAGGATCTGCTGTCGATGATCCAAGCCCGTTCAGCCCAACCCCTGATCGGTGAACAGGTGGAAGGGCGCATCAGTGGTGTGCAGAGCTATGGCTTTTTCGTGGAAGTTGGTGAAAGTCGCGTTGAGGGGCTGGTGCATGTGAGCTCCCTCAACGATGACTGGTACGAATACAGATCACGCCAGAATCGCTTGGTCGGGCGTAAGAACCGCCAGACCTACCAACTCGGCGACGCCGTGCAGGTGCGCGTGATCAATGTGGATGTTCTGCGCAACCAGATCGACCTTGAGGTCATCAGCCAGGGTGCCAATGGCTCTACGGAACCTGAATCCTCGGAGCCGCTGCCCGTTGCCCTCAGCGAGCGCTGA
- a CDS encoding DUF475 domain-containing protein, translated as MDITSLPSLSDFFEGADQWGEVLALLPVLVLLELILSADNAVALAAIARSSRQPEREGLALNLGIGIALVLRIALIVVAQWVLQNAWVQLVAASYLVWLVVDHFSNRSGDDAESSEGNESDGLSRPFLNTVLLLAFTDLAFSIDSVAAAVAISDQIVLISTGAFIGIVALRFTSALFIRWLDLYPRLETAGFLAVAFVALRLIVHVVVPSLNQPDWLTLVVVLLLFAWGMSIRSKALDQDEGHAC; from the coding sequence ATGGATATCACTTCGCTTCCCTCACTGTCGGATTTCTTTGAAGGTGCCGACCAATGGGGTGAGGTTTTGGCCCTGCTGCCTGTTTTGGTGCTTCTGGAGCTGATCCTGTCGGCTGACAATGCCGTGGCCCTCGCGGCCATCGCCCGCAGCAGCCGCCAACCGGAGCGGGAAGGCCTTGCCCTCAACCTGGGCATTGGCATTGCACTGGTCTTGCGGATCGCTTTGATTGTTGTGGCCCAGTGGGTGTTGCAAAACGCCTGGGTGCAACTCGTCGCTGCGTCCTATTTGGTGTGGCTGGTGGTTGATCACTTCAGTAACCGATCAGGCGATGACGCGGAATCCAGCGAAGGAAATGAATCCGACGGTCTGTCACGCCCGTTTCTGAACACGGTTTTGCTGCTGGCCTTCACTGATCTGGCCTTCTCCATCGATAGCGTTGCCGCAGCAGTGGCCATCAGTGATCAGATTGTGTTGATTAGTACGGGTGCTTTCATCGGCATCGTGGCACTGCGTTTTACATCCGCCCTGTTCATCCGCTGGCTTGATCTGTATCCGCGGCTTGAAACGGCTGGGTTTCTTGCCGTTGCTTTTGTTGCGCTGCGCTTGATTGTTCATGTTGTTGTGCCCAGCCTCAATCAACCCGATTGGCTCACCTTGGTGGTGGTGCTGTTGCTGTTTGCTTGGGGCATGTCAATCCGCAGCAAGGCACTCGATCAGGACGAAGGCCATGCTTGTTGA
- the acsF gene encoding magnesium-protoporphyrin IX monomethyl ester (oxidative) cyclase, translated as MVPPTAVAEGSAVAIKDPVKDTILTPRFYTTDFEAMAAMDLQPNEAELEAICEEFRKDYNRHHFVRNEEFEGAADKLDPETRKVFIEFLEQSCTSEFSGFLLYKELSRRIKAKNPLLAECFAHMARDEARHAGFLNKSMSDFGMQLDLGFLTANKDYTFFKPKFIFYATYLSEKIGYWRYIAIYRHLEKNPDSKIFPIFNFFENWCQDENRHGDFFDALMKAQPDTVRGPIAKLWCRFFLLAVFATMYVRDVARKEFYESLGLDARTYDKMVIEKTNETSARVFPVVLDVNNDKFWTRLERLVSNNAALDKADASDTIAPLKLLRKLPFWIGNGAEMAKLFLMPAIDSDRFQPAVR; from the coding sequence ATGGTCCCTCCCACCGCCGTGGCCGAAGGCAGCGCTGTAGCAATCAAGGATCCTGTCAAGGACACAATCCTGACCCCTCGCTTCTACACCACCGATTTCGAAGCGATGGCGGCAATGGACCTTCAGCCCAATGAGGCTGAACTGGAAGCCATCTGTGAAGAGTTCAGGAAGGATTACAACCGCCACCACTTCGTTCGTAACGAGGAGTTCGAGGGTGCTGCCGACAAGCTTGATCCTGAAACCCGCAAGGTGTTCATCGAATTCCTAGAGCAGAGCTGCACGTCAGAATTTTCAGGATTCCTGCTCTACAAGGAATTGAGCCGCCGGATCAAGGCGAAGAACCCTCTGCTGGCCGAGTGCTTTGCTCACATGGCGCGGGATGAAGCTCGCCACGCCGGCTTCCTCAACAAGTCGATGAGTGATTTCGGCATGCAGCTGGATCTCGGCTTCCTGACGGCGAATAAGGATTACACCTTCTTCAAGCCGAAATTCATCTTCTACGCGACCTACCTGTCTGAAAAAATCGGCTACTGGCGTTACATCGCCATTTACCGTCACCTCGAAAAGAACCCCGACAGCAAGATCTTCCCGATCTTCAACTTCTTTGAGAATTGGTGTCAGGACGAAAACCGTCATGGTGATTTCTTCGATGCCCTGATGAAGGCCCAACCGGACACTGTTCGTGGCCCCATCGCCAAACTCTGGTGCCGCTTCTTCCTCCTGGCGGTGTTCGCCACGATGTACGTGCGTGACGTGGCCCGCAAGGAGTTCTACGAGTCTCTTGGATTGGACGCTCGCACCTACGACAAAATGGTGATCGAGAAGACCAACGAAACGTCTGCGCGCGTTTTCCCCGTTGTTCTTGACGTGAACAACGACAAGTTCTGGACACGCCTCGAACGCCTGGTGTCCAACAACGCCGCATTGGACAAGGCTGACGCCAGCGATACCATCGCTCCTCTGAAACTGCTCCGCAAGCTGCCCTTCTGGATCGGAAACGGTGCCGAGATGGCCAAGCTGTTCCTGATGCCCGCGATCGACAGCGATCGTTTCCAGCCAGCTGTGCGCTGA
- a CDS encoding TldD/PmbA family protein, with protein sequence MTNAFSNQWQGLLESLLHRGSSAGADLVEVFLERTDHIGLLAEQDRITSVNPSFARGAGLRVFRDGRDGFVSTNDLSEAGLKRALDQALAMLGLEAQQLTSRSTFEGLKQLSDYGLNKADWLERCPSLDQASQCLLKGTDHLNRLGQHLQVRRGSYARDWQEVLVAASDGTFAHDIRLHQSTGLSVLAADGDHRSSIGRRYGSSDRPDDLRDWDSESSAAEVCNSAGTMLRADYVDAGQMPAVLANRFGGVIFHEACGHLLETTQIERGTTPFADRVGELIAHPAVTAIDEGLSAGSFGSLSMDDEGMEPERTVLIKDGVLQRFISDRAGELRTGHKRTGSGRRQSHAFAAASRMRNTFIDAGTHTPEQLIESVDQGLYCKAMGGGSVGPTGQFNFSVEEGYLIENGKLTKPVKGATLIGDAKEVMPRISMCANDLELAAGFCGSVSGSVFVTVGQPHIKVDSITVGGR encoded by the coding sequence TTGACCAACGCCTTTTCGAATCAGTGGCAAGGACTCTTGGAGTCCTTGCTGCACCGTGGTAGCTCCGCAGGAGCTGACCTGGTTGAAGTTTTCCTCGAGCGCACAGACCACATCGGTTTGCTTGCTGAACAGGATCGGATCACCAGTGTGAATCCGTCATTCGCCCGTGGAGCTGGCCTCAGGGTCTTCCGTGATGGCCGAGATGGCTTCGTCAGCACCAACGATCTCAGTGAAGCTGGTCTCAAGCGCGCCCTTGACCAGGCCCTCGCCATGCTCGGTCTCGAGGCCCAACAGCTCACGTCCCGGTCAACCTTTGAAGGGTTGAAGCAGCTGAGCGACTACGGCTTGAACAAAGCCGACTGGCTGGAACGCTGCCCTTCCTTGGATCAGGCCAGCCAGTGCCTGCTCAAAGGCACAGACCATCTCAATCGCCTTGGTCAGCACCTGCAGGTGCGCCGTGGCAGTTACGCCCGCGATTGGCAGGAAGTACTGGTAGCTGCATCCGATGGCACCTTTGCCCACGACATCCGCCTGCATCAATCGACCGGTCTCTCCGTTCTTGCCGCCGACGGAGATCACCGCTCCAGCATTGGCCGCCGCTACGGCAGTTCCGATCGTCCTGACGATCTTCGGGACTGGGATTCCGAATCCAGTGCAGCTGAAGTGTGCAACAGCGCGGGAACGATGTTGCGGGCCGACTACGTGGATGCCGGACAGATGCCGGCTGTTCTCGCCAATCGGTTCGGTGGCGTGATTTTCCACGAGGCCTGTGGCCACCTCCTTGAAACAACACAGATTGAACGGGGCACCACGCCCTTCGCTGACCGGGTTGGTGAACTGATCGCTCACCCTGCAGTCACCGCCATCGATGAAGGGCTGAGTGCTGGATCCTTCGGGTCCCTCTCTATGGATGACGAAGGAATGGAACCTGAGCGCACCGTTCTGATCAAAGACGGGGTGCTCCAACGTTTCATCAGTGACCGGGCAGGTGAACTGCGCACGGGCCACAAACGCACCGGAAGCGGCCGGCGTCAGAGCCATGCCTTTGCCGCTGCGAGCCGGATGCGAAACACCTTCATTGATGCGGGTACGCATACCCCTGAACAGTTGATTGAATCCGTCGATCAAGGCCTGTACTGCAAAGCCATGGGTGGTGGAAGCGTCGGCCCGACAGGTCAGTTCAATTTCTCCGTTGAAGAGGGGTATCTGATTGAGAATGGCAAACTCACCAAACCGGTGAAAGGGGCGACGTTGATCGGTGATGCCAAGGAGGTGATGCCTCGCATTTCGATGTGCGCCAACGATCTGGAACTGGCTGCTGGGTTCTGCGGATCCGTCAGTGGAAGTGTGTTCGTCACCGTGGGCCAACCCCACATCAAAGTTGATTCGATCACGGTGGGGGGCCGTTGA
- a CDS encoding phage major capsid protein produces MIGLYGTLEILVDPYTDFAKDTTGIRALQSIDIALRHAESFAAMQDAIA; encoded by the coding sequence TTGATCGGTCTGTACGGGACGTTGGAGATCCTGGTCGACCCCTACACCGACTTTGCTAAGGACACGACGGGCATCAGGGCCTTGCAGTCGATCGACATTGCTTTGCGTCACGCCGAATCATTCGCAGCGATGCAGGACGCAATCGCATAA
- a CDS encoding DUF3104 domain-containing protein, producing MSVDHASAVAAPKSDPVFLHVKAGMTMIVTDTEGAWRMADVIWVDGGARNPKIPTLFQVADVDTGVINWVNADLVTHILPELQP from the coding sequence ATGTCGGTTGATCATGCGAGCGCCGTTGCAGCGCCCAAGTCAGACCCCGTTTTCCTGCATGTCAAAGCAGGCATGACCATGATCGTTACTGACACGGAAGGTGCCTGGCGGATGGCTGATGTGATCTGGGTGGATGGCGGTGCCAGAAACCCGAAGATTCCAACGTTGTTCCAAGTGGCTGATGTCGATACCGGCGTCATCAACTGGGTCAACGCTGACCTGGTGACTCACATCCTCCCGGAATTGCAGCCCTAG
- a CDS encoding TldD/PmbA family protein, with product MMSSNNSLNATDLRDRLQTLASREGIRRWDLGAACSDDCSVQVDRGEAKQLKASQRSSITVRVWNTDGLVGITSTTDLSDSGLEQALVGAHTASRFGNPEDIPEFSPLATAPLPELHRPLQPRQGILPLLDTLRDAEADLLGRHPAIQTVPYNGLAESLSQSLYLNSDGALRQMERTQSSLYLYARAEETGRKPRSGGAVRIGLGSSELDVEGCISEAVDRTVSHLDYRPIETGSYRVCFTPEAFLSLLGAFSSMFNARSVLDGVSLSQRDSIGSDVAVPFFNLHDDGLHPGHISAAAFDGEGTPTQRLSLIEGGTLRNFLHSEATARAFGVQPTGHAGLGAKVSVGPDWFVVGSNPQVSSGNSLNHRTESGPFVLIEDLSALHAGVKATQGSFSLPFDGWLVNNGDRVSVEAATVAGDIRSVLNGIAHLEADSEITHRGVSPHVWVDGLSITGEA from the coding sequence ATGATGAGCAGCAACAACAGTCTTAACGCCACGGATCTCAGGGATCGCCTTCAGACGCTCGCCTCGCGAGAAGGCATTCGTCGTTGGGATCTTGGTGCCGCCTGCAGTGACGACTGCTCCGTTCAGGTGGATCGTGGAGAAGCCAAACAACTCAAGGCATCTCAGCGGAGCTCCATCACCGTCCGGGTTTGGAACACCGATGGACTTGTGGGCATCACCAGCACCACCGACCTCTCCGATAGCGGCTTGGAGCAAGCCCTGGTGGGAGCCCATACGGCCAGCCGTTTTGGCAATCCCGAGGACATCCCTGAGTTCTCCCCCCTTGCCACAGCTCCACTCCCCGAGCTCCATCGACCGCTTCAACCGCGCCAAGGAATCCTCCCCCTGCTGGATACCCTTCGGGATGCGGAAGCCGATCTGTTGGGTCGTCACCCCGCGATCCAGACCGTCCCTTACAACGGACTGGCGGAATCCCTGTCCCAGAGCCTCTATCTCAACAGTGATGGAGCCCTGCGCCAGATGGAGCGCACCCAATCCAGTCTGTATCTCTACGCAAGGGCGGAGGAAACAGGTCGTAAGCCCCGCAGTGGAGGTGCTGTTCGTATAGGTCTTGGCAGCAGCGAACTGGATGTTGAAGGGTGCATCAGCGAGGCCGTTGATCGCACTGTCAGCCATCTGGACTATCGACCGATCGAAACGGGGAGCTACCGGGTTTGCTTCACCCCCGAGGCTTTTCTCTCTCTGCTTGGTGCCTTCAGCAGCATGTTCAATGCGCGTTCGGTGCTCGATGGGGTGAGCTTGAGCCAGCGGGATTCAATTGGATCTGATGTGGCGGTTCCCTTCTTCAACCTCCACGATGACGGCCTCCACCCCGGACACATCAGTGCAGCAGCCTTTGATGGCGAGGGAACACCAACCCAGCGCCTCTCATTGATTGAGGGCGGAACCCTGCGGAATTTCCTTCACTCGGAAGCCACGGCCCGAGCCTTCGGTGTTCAACCCACCGGCCATGCTGGGCTTGGAGCCAAGGTTTCGGTGGGTCCAGACTGGTTCGTGGTTGGTTCCAACCCGCAGGTGAGCAGCGGTAACAGCCTCAACCACCGCACCGAGTCAGGCCCCTTCGTGCTGATTGAGGATCTGTCAGCTCTTCACGCCGGTGTGAAAGCCACCCAGGGATCCTTCTCCTTGCCCTTCGATGGCTGGTTGGTGAACAACGGCGATCGGGTCTCCGTGGAAGCAGCAACGGTTGCCGGCGACATCCGTTCTGTTCTCAACGGCATTGCTCATCTGGAAGCTGACTCTGAAATCACCCACCGAGGGGTTTCTCCTCATGTTTGGGTGGATGGACTCTCCATCACCGGCGAAGCCTGA